The following are from one region of the Pantoea cypripedii genome:
- a CDS encoding LysR family transcriptional regulator, translated as MQPSMPNWNDLRIFLEVYRCGSLSAAARQLRIDVSTVSRHIASLEKSLAAPVFQRLPAGLKATTKGREILSFIESMESHSLAMMQTDKAGVSHLPAGEIRIGTMEGIASFYLAGKIGKFNEKYPNIMVELLTSSHQVHVNRREADLFLSFYPYDGKGLDILPVGKFRLYLYAHNDYLQKYGAPANISELRSHKFISYISDLIQLDTVRWLDEAIINPDIIFSSSSLVAQMFAAASGTGIAMLPEFMQAERFGLKPLLRESVEVSRVVWLSVHSELRYLPKMKAIIAFLLEAFGNDYPNDPGIRLK; from the coding sequence ATGCAACCTTCAATGCCCAACTGGAATGATCTGCGAATATTTCTGGAAGTTTATCGTTGTGGCAGCCTGTCTGCGGCGGCACGTCAGTTGCGTATCGACGTTTCCACTGTGTCACGTCATATCGCCAGCCTTGAAAAGTCGCTGGCTGCCCCGGTATTTCAGCGGCTGCCAGCTGGACTGAAAGCCACCACCAAAGGACGCGAAATTCTTTCCTTTATAGAATCGATGGAATCCCACTCGCTGGCGATGATGCAGACGGATAAAGCGGGTGTCAGCCATTTGCCCGCCGGGGAAATCAGGATTGGCACCATGGAAGGGATAGCGTCGTTCTACCTGGCCGGGAAGATCGGTAAATTTAATGAAAAATACCCCAATATTATGGTGGAGTTATTAACTTCCTCGCATCAGGTGCATGTGAACCGTCGCGAAGCCGATCTTTTTCTTAGTTTTTATCCCTATGACGGTAAAGGACTGGATATTCTTCCGGTGGGTAAGTTCAGGCTCTATCTGTATGCCCATAATGATTACCTGCAAAAATACGGTGCTCCTGCGAATATCAGTGAGTTGCGCAGTCATAAATTTATCAGTTATATCAGCGACCTGATTCAGCTGGATACCGTGCGCTGGCTGGATGAGGCGATTATTAATCCGGATATTATCTTTAGTTCCAGCAGCCTGGTTGCGCAAATGTTTGCCGCCGCCAGCGGGACAGGCATTGCCATGCTGCCGGAATTTATGCAGGCGGAGCGATTTGGACTAAAACCCCTGCTCAGGGAGTCGGTTGAAGTGAGCCGTGTGGTATGGCTTTCGGTCCATAGCGAACTGCGTTATTTGCCAAAGATGAAAGCTATCATCGCATTTTTGCTGGAGGCGTTCGGCAATGATTATCCGAACGATCCTGGCATTCGCTTAAAATGA